A region from the Onychostoma macrolepis isolate SWU-2019 chromosome 18, ASM1243209v1, whole genome shotgun sequence genome encodes:
- the rxylt1 gene encoding ribitol-5-phosphate xylosyltransferase 1, with the protein MRFLRRKIAIIVVLAYAIFSLYAAYNVFFNKRVISRVHRVVKKGTVIIDSGKAGEEEWNPWEEDERAYSLVLKKRRDAFRSYQDHAAKNRPKTYKVQIWGKAAIGLYLWEHILEGPLNPQDKSSQWREGEIQSGKINFSFYTGPAVVQGHVSLDTDSVVLVLNGREQQKISYSIQWLQHVQGLVQMRSVSRVAVVLLGNEQCNNDWISPYLKRHGGFVDLLFLVYDSPWVNDKDIFQWPLGVATYRHFPVVALSGQMVKTARPYLCNFLGTMYKNSSRETLMGFLKQNGLEKDCLMHVREKWLPQETADTSRQYQMALAQSDLTLCPVGVNTECYRIYEACAYGSVPVVEDVLTPGACAVGNRSPLRLLKDAGAPFIFLKDWRELPAILEREREMSQKEKTERRMRLLEWYSGFRQQMKDKFTEVLEDGFFKIT; encoded by the exons ATGAGATTTTTACGCCGGAAAATAGCGATCATAGTTGTTTTGGCATATGCGATATTTTCGCTGTATGCAGCgtataatgtatttttcaacAAGAGGGTTATTTCTCGCGTTCATCGCGTAGTGAAAAAGGGCACTGTGATTATAG ATAGTGGAAAAGCAGGAGAGGAAGAGTGGAACCCTTGGGAAGAGGATGAGCGTGCATATTCCTTAGTTCTGAAGAAGCGGAGAGATGCCTTCAGATCATACCAAGATCATGCAGCCAAGAACAGGCCAAAAACATATAAAGTTCAGATCTGGGGCAAAGCGGCTATTG GACTTTATTTGTGGGAACATATTTTAGAAGGGCCTCTCAACCCACAAGACAAATCCAGCCAATGGAGAGAAGGAGAGATTCAGTCTGGGAAGATCAATTTCAG TTTCTACACAGGGCCAGCAGTAGTCCAAGGGCACGTTTCTCTTGACACAGACAGTGTGGTGTTGGTTTTGAATGGCCGTGAGCAGCAGAAAATCTCTTACTCCATCCAGTGGCTGCAGCACGTCCAGGGTCTGGTGCAGATGCGCTCTGTATCTCGGGTTGCTGTGGTTCTTCTGGGCAACGAGCAGTGCAATAACGACTGGATCAGTCCTTACCTTAAGAGGCACGGCGGGTTTGTGGACCTGCTCTTTCTTGTGTACGACAGTCCTTGGGTCAATGATAAAGACATCTTTCAGTGGCCACTGGGTGTTGCCAC ATACAGGCATTTCCCTGTTGTCGCACTTAGCGGTCAGATGGTGAAAACTGCTAGACCATATCTCTGCAACTTTCTCGGGACTATGTACAAAAACTCCTCCAGGGAAACTCTCATGGGCTTCCTAAAGCAGAACGGCTTGGAGAAAGATTGCCTCATGCATGTTAGAGAGAA GTGGCTTCCTCAAGAGACGGCAGACACCTCCAGACAGTACCAGATGGCATTAGCACAAAGTGACCTCACTCTTTGCCCGGTGGGAGTGAACACAGAGTGCTACCGCATCTATGAAGCCTGTGCCTATGGCTCTGTGCCTGTGGTGGAGGACGTCCTGACTCCAGGGGCCTGTGCAGTTGGTAACCGGTCCCCGCTCCGACTACTTAAAGATGCAGGAGCACCCTTCATCTTCCTCAAGGACTGGAGGGAGCTGCCTGCCATCctggagagggagagagagatgagCCAGAAGGAAAAAACAGAGAGGAGGATGAGACTGTTGGAGTGGTACAGTGGCTTTCGTCAGCAGATGAAGGACAAATTCACAGAGGTGTTGGAAGATGGCTTTTTCAAAATCACCTAG